A single window of Mugil cephalus isolate CIBA_MC_2020 chromosome 1, CIBA_Mcephalus_1.1, whole genome shotgun sequence DNA harbors:
- the cacna1fb gene encoding calcium channel, voltage-dependent, L type, alpha 1F subunit isoform X4, giving the protein MYEETRRGGGRNGYTQAVDREDGGEEGEEEEEEEDGGKRDGGGGEGGGGEERDAEWDEEMDGENEGGVRMTRTDTLHSTTSSTGTQRRRGQHAKKQVQGSNQVQRAPRALYCLKLNNPIRRAALSIVEWKPFDIFILLAIFANCVALGVSKPFPEDDSNSTNHDLEQVEYVFLIIFTIETFLKILAYGLVMHPSSYIRNGWNLLDFVIVIVGLFSVVLETMTHKSSGEQASTHHVPGKPGGLDVKALRAFRVLRPLRLVSGVPSLQIVLNSIMKAMVPLLHIALLVLFVIIIYAIIGLELFIGRMHRTCYYIGTDNYVEDDPVPCAFAGHGRLCLVNGSECRGRWDGPNGGITNFDNFFFAMLTVFQCITMEGWTDVLYWMNDAIGFELPWVYFVSLVIFGSFFVLNLVLGVLSGEFSKEREKAKARGDFQKLREKQQMEEDLSGYMDWITQAEDMDELDEDGNHRPSLGDLSDKKRGKFGWFSHSNETHASLPASETASENTENIDEDHTNCCQSCCARVMKIGCCRTLRRWNRVCRRNCRTAVKSVTFYWLVLLLVFLNTSLSASEHYNQPDWLTQVQDIANKVLLSLFTVEMLLKMYSLGLAHYFVAFFNRFDCFVVCGGIMETILVELEIMPPLGISVLRCVRLLRIFKVTRHWTALSNLVASLLNSMKSIASLLLLLFLFLIIFALLGMQLFGGKFNFDETQTKRSTFDAFPQALLTCFQILTGEDWNVVMYDGIMAYGGPVFPGMIVCVYFVILFICGNYILLNVFLAIAVDNLAGGDGDDKKKEEKTEGGEEGEEEGEEGQAEEEVVKVDIDEDTEYEEEELPEGEDDGGVQLKMADLAPPKEKILPIPEGSAFFCLSKTNPIRVGCHTLIHHHIFTNLILVFIILSSCSLAAEDPIRAHSFRNNILGYADYAFTSIFTVEILLKMTVHGAFLHQGSFCRNWFNLLDLLVVSVSLVSFFLHSSAISVVKILRVLRVLRPLRAINRAKGLKHVVQCVFVAIRTIGNIMIVTTLLQFMFACIGVQLFKGKFYRCTDEAKHTPDQCKGTFVVYKDGDVSHPMVRERIWQNSDFNFDNVLMGMMALFTVSTFEGWPALLYKAIDANGENSGPIYNYRVEISIFFIVYIIIIAFFMMNIFVGFVIITFREQGEQEYKNCELDKNQRQCVEYALKAQPLKLYIPKNPVQYKFWSIINSTGFEYVMFVLILLNTVTLAVQHYEQSKGFSYIMDILNMVFTGLFTVEMLLKLLALRLRHYFIDAWNSFDALIVVGSVVDIVVTEFSSGEDSSRVSITFFRLFRVMRLVKLLSKGEGIRTLLWTFIKSLQALPYVALLIAMIFFIYAVIGMQTFGKVAMQDYTQINRNNNFQTFPQAVLLLFRCATGEAWQEIMLASLPGKRCDPESDYEPGEEFSCGSNFAIVYFISFFMLCAFLIINLFVAVIMDNFDYLTRDWSILGPHHLDEFKRIWSEYDPEAKGRIKHLDVVALLRRIQPPLGFGKLCPHRVACKRLVAMNMPLNSDGMVTFNATLFALVRTALKIKTEGNPDQENEELRVIIKKIWKRMKPKLLDEVIPPHEEEEVTVGKFYATFLIQDYFRKFRKRKEKGGLDGDTDASNPSAVQLCKAGLKTLQDLGPEMRLALNEDLEDEEDVAMEDEELEDNAEYQNDDDFRPETERRSSLLSPTGPGGVVGDGGVSNGGLVHRVGSFTKTVNGGEHDSSLGRGDSMRTSVNHRRRTSTKTTVLDHAHKRTPHHRHGRRDSRDRTWRDGDMDTYGEQGYYSRDEDNDSIGSRDRDRHYPDEPPLYRDHYNGHAPYNSSYGNGYSDGRRTTRRRLLPATPTGRKPSFNIQCLRRQGSSDDLPIPGTYHPTSPPRRTHTQTFSSYESRLSSAASSASWANPCPRRGRLLYAPLILVEEEGSPPWGGGGKKGGGVTGGAPRPAWYGDPGGTSAPPPYRAYTTLRVPSQLGAPFTEKRGSADSLVEAVLISEGLGLYARDPKFVAFAKREIADACHMTVDEMESAASDLLGSGSHAFLANADPALYSDEEPIRTGRDEDELADEMTCVTSF; this is encoded by the exons gtGGAGGTCGTAATGGCTACACCCAGGCTGTGGATAGGGAGgacggaggggaggagggggaggaggaggaggaggaggaggacggaggaaagagagatggaggaggaggagaaggaggaggaggagaggagagggatgcGGAGTGGGATGAGGAGATGGACGGAGAGAACGAGGGAGGCGTGAGGATGACGAGAACCGACACGCTTCACTCAACGACAAGTTCAACAGGAACACAGAGACGCAGAGGACAACACGCTAAGAAACAG GTGCAGGGTAGTAACCAGGTCCAGCGAGCTCCACGAGCTTTATACTGTCTGAAACTCAACAACCCGATCAGACGAGCAGCGCTCTCCATCGTCGAGTGGAA ACCCTTTGACATCTTCATCCTGTTAGCTATCTTTGCTAACTGTGTGGCTCTGGGAGTTTCCAAACCATTTCCTGAGGACGACTCCAACTCCACCAACCATGACCTG GAGCAAGTGGAGTACgtcttcctcatcatcttcaCCATTGAGACCTTCCTGAAGATCCTGGCCTATGGTCTGGTGATGCACCCCAGCTCCTACATCCGCAACGGCTGGAACCTGCTCGACTTCGTCATCGTCATCGTTGG GTTGTTCAGTGTTGTCCTGGAGACGATGACTCATAAGTCCAGTGGCGAGCAGGCGAGTACTCATCACGTCCCGGGAAAACCTGGAGGTCTGGATGTCAAAGCTCTGAGAGCCTTCAGAGTCCTGCGGCCCCTCAGACTGGTTTCAGGAGTCCCCA GTCTGCAGATTGTGTTGAACTCGATCATGAAGGCGATGGTTCCTCTGCTCCACATCGCCCTACTGGTCCTCTTCGTCATCATCATCTACGCCATCATCGGTCTGGAGCTCTTCATCGGTCGCATGCACAGGACCTGCTACTACATAGGAACAG ATAACTACGTGGAGGACGACCCCGTCCCCTGTGCCTTTGCGGGACATGGACGTCTCTGCCTCGTTAACGGCTCCGAGTGTCGAGGGAGGTGGGACGGTCCCAACGGAGGAATCACCAACTTCGACAACTTCTTCTTCGCCATGTTGACGGTGTTCCAGTGCATCACCATGGAGGGATGGACGGACGTCCTCTACTGG ATGAATGATGCCATCGGCTTTGAGCTGCCCTGGGTTTACTTCGTCAGCTTGGTGATCTTTGGCTCCTTCTTCGTCCTCAACCTGGTTCTGGGCGTCCTCAGCGG AGAGTTCAGTAAGGAGCGGGAGAAGGCGAAGGCTCGAGGAGATTTCCAGAAGCTGCGTGAGaagcagcagatggaggaggatcTGAGCGGATACATGGACTGGATCACTCAGGCCGAGGACATGGACGAACTGGACGAGGACGGAAACCATC GTCCGTCTCTGGGGGACCTGTCCGATAAGAAGAGGGGGAAGTTCGGATGGTTCAGTCACTCCAACGAAACTCACG CGAGTCTTCCAGCCAGTGAGACAGCgtctgaaaacacagagaacattgATGAGGACCACACTAACTGCTGTCAGTCCTGCTG tgctCGGGTGATGAAGATTGGCTGCTG ccGGACGCTGCGTCGCTGGAATCGAGTCTGTCGCAGAAACTGTCGAACCGCCGTCAAATCTGTGACGTTCTATtggctggtgctgctgctggtcttCCTCAACACCTCCCTCAGCGCCTCCGAGCACTACAACCAACCAGACTGGCTCACTCAAGTCCAgg ACATTGCCAACAAGGTGCTGCTGTCTCTGTTCACGGTGGAGATGCTGTTGAAGATGTACAGTCTGGGTCTGGCTCATTATTTCGTGGCGTTCTTCAACCGCTTCGACTGCTTCGTGGTGTGTGGGGGCATCATGGAGACCAtcctggtggagctggagaTCATGCCTCCGCTGGGCATCTCGGTGCTGCGCTGCGTCCGCCTGCTGAGGATCTTTAAGGTCACACG CCACTGGACGGCGCTGTCCAACCTGGTGGCGTCTCTGCTGAACTCCATGAAGTCCATCgcctcgctgctgctgctcctcttcctcttcctcatcatcttcGCTCTGCTCGGCATGCAGCTGTTCGGAGGGAAGTTCAACTTTGACGAGACGCAGACCAAGCGCAGCACCTTCGACGCCTTCCCACAGGCGCTGCTCACCTGCTTCcag ATCTTGACAGGTGAGGACTGGAACGTGGTCATGTACGATGGCATCATGGCGTACGGCGGCCCCGTGTTTCCAGGGATGATCGTCTGCGTTTACTTCgtcatcctcttcatctgtgGTAACT ACATCCTGCTGAACGTCTTCTTGGCCATCGCCGTGGACAACCTggctggaggagacggagacgacaagaagaaaga GGAGAAGACGGAGGGAGgcgaggagggggaggaggagggggaggagggccAGGCCgaagaggaggtggtgaag gtggACATCGATGAAGACACCgagtatgaggaggaggagcttccTGAAGGAGAGGACG ACGGAGGAGTCCAGTTAAAGATGGCCGACCTGGCTCCTCCGAAGGAGAAGATTCTCCCCATCCCAGAGGGAAGCGCCTTCTTCTGCCTCAGCAAGACAAACCC gATCCGTGTGGGCTGTCACACTCTGATCCACCACCACATCTTCACCAACCTCATCCTCGTCTTCATCATCCTCAGCAGCTGCTCATTGGCCGCTGAGGATCCAATCAGAGCCCACTCCTTCAGGAACAAC ATTCTGGGCTACGCAGACTACGCCTTCACCTCCATCTTCACAGTGGAGATCCTGCTGAAG ATGACCGTCCACGGAGCCTTCCTCCACCAGGGCTCCTTCTGCAGGAACTGGTTCAACTTGTTGGACCTGCTGGTCGTCAGCGTCTCGCTCGTCTCCTTCTTCCTGCA ctCCAGTGCCATCTCTGTGGTGAAGATCCTGAGAGTCCTCCGGGTTCTCCGGCCGCTCCGAGCCATCAACAGAGCCAAAGGACTCAAG catgTTGTCCAGTGTGTGTTCGTGGCCATCAGGACCATCGGGAACATCATGATCGTCACAACGCTGCTTCAGTTCATGTTCGCCTGCATCGGAGTCCAGCTCTTCAAG gGTAAATTCTATCGCTGCACAGATGAAGCCAAACACACTCCTGACCAGTGCAA GGGGACGTTTGTGGTCTATAAGGACGGGGATGTCAGTCATCCTATGGTGAGGGAGAGGATCTGGCAGAACAGTGACTTCAACTTTGACAACGTCCTCATGGGGATGATGGCGCTTTTCACTGTGTCCACCTTCGAGGGCTGGCCAGC TCTTCTCTATAAGGCCATCGATGCTAACGGGGAGAACTCTGGTCCCATCTATAACTACCGGGTGGAgatctccatcttcttcatcgtctacatcatcatcatcgcctTCTTCATGATGAACATCTTCGTGGGCTTCGTCATCATCACGTTCAGGGAGCAGGGGGAGCAGGAGTACAAGAACTGTGAGCTGGACAAGAACCAG CGTCAGTGTGTGGAGTACGCTCTGAAGGCTCAGCCCCTGAAGCTCTACATCCCCAAGAACCCGGTCCAGTATAAGTTCTGGTCCATCATCAACTCCACGGGATTCGAATACGTCATGTTTGTTCTGATCCTGCTCAACACCGTGACCCTGGCTGTTCAG CACTATGAACAGTCCAAAGGCTTCAGCTACATCATGGACATCCTGAACATGGTCTTTACTGGACTCTTCACTGTGGAgatgctgctgaagctgctggcTCTCAGACTCAGG CATTACTTCATCGATGCCTGGAACTCGTTCGACGCTCTGATCGTGGTCGGCAGCGTGGTCGATATCGTTGTCACTGAGTTCAGT agTGGAGAGGACAGCTCCCGGGTGTCCATCACCTTCTTCCGTCTGTTTCGAGTGATGCGATTGGTCAAGCTTCTCAGTAAAGGGGAGGGGATTCGAACGCTGCTGTGGACATTCATCAAATCACTGCAG GCGCTGCCCTACGTCGCTCTGCTCATCGCCATGATCTTCTTCATCTACGCCGTCATCGGAATGCAG ACCTTTGGGAAGGTCGCCATGCAGGACTACACTCAGATCAACAGGAACAACAACTTCCAGACGTTCCCCCAGGCCGTCCTCCTGCTCTTCAG GTGTGCGACAGGTGAGGCGTGGCAGGAGATCATGTTGGCCAGTCTCCCAGGGAAACGCTGCGACCCTGAGTCTGACTACGAGCCGGGGGAGGAGTTCAGCTGTGGCAGCAACTTCGCCATCGTTTACTTCATCAGCTTCTTCATGCTGTGTGCCTTCCTG ATCATCAACCTGTTTGTCGCCGTCATCATGGATAACTTTGACTATCTGACGCGTGATTGGTCGATTCTGGGGCCGCATCACCTGGACGAGTTCAAGAGGATCTGGTCCGAGTACGACCCGGAGGCCAA aGGTCGGATCAAACATCTGGACGTCGTTGCTCTCCTCAGAAGGATCCAGCCTCCTCTGGGCTTCGGGAAGCTCTGTCCCCACCGGGTAGCCTGCAAG CGTCTGGTGGCCATGAACATGCCTCTGAACTCTGATGGGATGGTGACCTTCAACGCTACGCTCTTCGCTCTGGTCCGGACGGCTCTGAAGATCAAGACCGAAG GTAACCCTGACCAGGAGAACGAGGAGCTGAGGGTGATCATCAAGAAGATCTGGAAGAGGATGAAGCCCAAGCTCCTGGACGAGGTCATCCCCCCCCATGAAG aggaggaagtgaCCGTGGGGAAGTTTTACGCCACCTTCCTGATCCAGGACTACTTCAGGAAGttcaggaagaggaaggagaagggaggaCTGGACGGAGACACGGACGCCAGCAACCCGTCCGCCGTCCAG CTGTGTAAGGCCGGTCTGAAGACTCTCCAGGACCTGGGTCCAGAGATGCGTCTCGCTCTGAACgaggacctggaggacgaggaggacgtggcaatggaggacgaggagctggaggacaacGCCGAGTATCAG aaCGATGATGACTTCAGACCAGAGACTGAGAGACGGAGCTCACTACTGTCCCCTACTG gtccagggGGAGTCGTGGGGGATGGCGGTGTCTCTAACGGAGGACTTGTTCACCGGGTCGGGTCTTTCACAAAGACGGTGAACGGGGGCGAACACGACTCGTCTCTAGGACGCGGAGACAGCATGAGGACGTCCGTCAATCACCGCCGCAGGACGTCCACCAAGACCACCGTCCTAGACCACGCCCACAAGAGGACGCCACACCACAGACATGGAAG GCGGGACTCCAGGGACAGGACATGGAGGGACGGGGACATGGACACGTACGGAGAACAGGGTTACTACAGCAGAGACGAGGACAACGACAGCATCGgctccagagacagagacag ACATTATCCTGATGAGCCTCCTCTCTACAGAGACCACTACAACGGTCACGCTCCCTACAACAGTAGCTATGGTAACGGCTATAGCGACGGCCGGAGGACCACCCGCAGACGCCTCCTCCCGGCCACGCCCACAG GTCGTAAACCGTCCTTTAACATCCAGTGTCTGAGGAGACAAGGGAGCAGTGATGACCTCCCCATACCTGGGACGTAccaccccacctcccccccacgccgcacacacacacag ACGTTCAGTAGTTATGAGTCCCGCCTCTCCTCTGCCGCCTCCTCGGCGTCCTGGGCCAACCCGTGTCCTCGCCGTGGTCGCCTCCTCTACGCTCCTCTCatcctggtggaggaggagggcagtcCTCcctgggggggcggggggaagaaaggaggaggcgtAACGGGCGGAGCTCCCAGACCGGCCTGGTACGGTGACCCCGGAGGGACATCAG CTCCGCCCCCCTACCGAGCGTACACCACCCTCAGAGTTCCCTCCCAGCTCGGAGCCCCGTTCACCGAGAAGAGAGGGTCGGCCGACAGCCTGGTGGAGGCG GTTCTGATCTCAGAGGGTCTCGGCCTTTATGCCAGAGATCCAAAGTTCGTGGCGTTTGCGAAGCGTGAGATCGCGGACGCGTGTCACATGACCGTGGATGAGATGGAGTCGGCCGCCAGCGACCTGCTCGGCTCGGGAAGCCACGCCTTCCTCGCCAACGCCGACCCCGCCCTCTACAGCGACGAGGAGCCAATCAGGACGGGCCGGGACGAGGACGAGCTGGCGGACGAGATGACCTGTGTGACGTCCTTCTGA